The following nucleotide sequence is from Deinococcus radiopugnans ATCC 19172.
CCAGAATGGCCTCGAAGTTGTAGTAGGACCACGGGTGGTAGTGGAAGAAGTACTTGTGATCGGCAAAGGCGTCCTCGACGGGCGTGGCGGCGGCCCCGATCCAGGCCATGAAGGTGTTGTACTGCTTGGCCGGGCCGGACAGCGCCACGCTGACCGCGCTGCTCACGCCGCCGGCCATGAAGTCCACCTTGTCCACCGTGACCAGCTTGACGAACTCCGGCACCGCCTTGGCCGGGGCACTGGCGTCGTCGCCGTACACCACTTCCAGGGGTTTGCCCAGCACGCCCCCCGCCTTGTTGATCTCGGCCAGCGCCAGTTCGTAGCCGTTCTTGGCCGCCTGGCCCGACACGCTGCCCGCTCCCGAGAGGGGAATCAGTACGCCCACTTTTACCGCGCCCGCGCCGGAAACCGCGAGCAGGACGCCCGTCAGAAGTAGAGTTTTCATAACGCGGGCAGTCTAAGGGAGAGGCGTCACGGGGGCGTTACAAGGGTGTGCATGACGCCGCGCCTTGTCGTCCACTGTGACCGTGGCGTTACGCTGCGCACCTACCCTGGGCCGTGATGAGTGAGACGCTGCGGGGGGCGGGGCTGGAAGCGGGCGCGGGACCGGGCGAGTGGGTCTTCTCGGCCCAGGCGACGTTTTCGGGTGTGGACGTGCCGCTGCGGCTGGGCGCGCAGTCGTGGGGGACGCTCAACGCGGCGCGCGACAATGCCGTGCTGGTCTGCCATTACTACACCGGTACCATGCGCGCCGCAGGAACGAATCCGGACGGCACACCCGGCTGGTGGGCTGCTCTCATTGGGCCGGGCCTGCCGCTGGACACAGACCGCTTTTTTGTCATCTGCATGAATACGCCGTCCAACGTGCAGGCCCGTGACTCCGGCATCGTGACCACCGGCCCGGACACCCCCCACCCGGACGGCGAGACCTGGGGACCGCGATTTCCAGACTGGGATTTTGGCGATCTGCACGCCATTCAGCTGGGACTGATGCAGGCGCTGGGAGTAGCGCGCTGGCATGCGGTGGCCGGTCCCAGCCTGGGCGGCCTGCAGGCCCTGCAGTGGGCGGCCCGCACCCCCGAACTCGCGCCGCGCGTGGCGGCGGTGGCGGCCAGTCCGCACGTCGGCCCGGCCCTGCGCGACGCCTTCACGCCCCTGCTGCGTCAGGTGGCCCAGGTGGGCGGTCTGGAGGAGGCGCTGCGCGTGATCACCTTTTTCGGGCTGGGGGCAGACGGGCTGGAAGCCCTGTTCCGCAACGCCGACCTGGGGGCCTACCTGGCTGCGCGCTCGGGCACGGCCAGCCTGCCGCACATCCTGGACATCGCGCGGCTGGTGGGCACCCACGATCTGGCGGGGGTGACCCCGCACCCCGAAATGTTCGCCCACTGGGCCGCATCAGGCTTGCGGCTGCTGACCGTGAATATCGCCGGGGACCAGTTCTTCCCCGCCGCCGAGATGCGGGGCTTCGCCCAGGCCTCGGCGGCGGCGGGCGTGAATCACACCCATCTGGAATTCGCCTCTGGGCAGGGCCATCTGGGCTGCGTGAACGACACGGCGGCCTTTGCCGCACAGATGCACGCCTTGCTGAATGCTCCCGCCACGCCCGTGCTGGCGGCTGCGGGCGCTGTGGGTAGCGAGTTGTCTGGTGTGTAAGCCCCGCAAATCGCCTTGGCTTTTAATTGCGATTTCAAAGGACAAGTTCTGGAACAGGCA
It contains:
- a CDS encoding alpha/beta fold hydrolase; translation: MSETLRGAGLEAGAGPGEWVFSAQATFSGVDVPLRLGAQSWGTLNAARDNAVLVCHYYTGTMRAAGTNPDGTPGWWAALIGPGLPLDTDRFFVICMNTPSNVQARDSGIVTTGPDTPHPDGETWGPRFPDWDFGDLHAIQLGLMQALGVARWHAVAGPSLGGLQALQWAARTPELAPRVAAVAASPHVGPALRDAFTPLLRQVAQVGGLEEALRVITFFGLGADGLEALFRNADLGAYLAARSGTASLPHILDIARLVGTHDLAGVTPHPEMFAHWAASGLRLLTVNIAGDQFFPAAEMRGFAQASAAAGVNHTHLEFASGQGHLGCVNDTAAFAAQMHALLNAPATPVLAAAGAVGSELSGV